cagcttcatgcatatttgtgtttacatTTATACATattggtgttcaattatatgcataattttgacgacggcacagaaaaaaaaaatgaattttcggtattaaaaaaaaaattaaaaaattgaaacgaTCATTTTACCCCTCCGCGTTTTTGGCCTGGAAGGCCTTGGAAGCGCGACACATGGTAGCAGCCTTCCAAAGTGTGTGGAGAAGCACTAGGAactatatactattataagggggtggatctacatgatccactccctatatatatatatatatatatatatatatatatatatatatatatataaagccaAAAATTATAGTGAAGTCAAACAGAAAAACTACAGTTGAAAActgtaatatatatattcatgtacATCGTCGAAAAGGTCATAAATACACTACATTTGAAaattacttcctccgttccaCAAAGGTTGAGCAGCTTTCCTTTTCGAATTGTCCCGCGAAACTTGAGCAGtttccttatatggcaaaaaatttactatttattcacattttcacattttcacctaccacacttaacacacaaaatatcaatttcttaaaatacATGCCGAAAAGAAGTTACTCAAGTTTCGtggaacggagagagtattaactACGTACAAAAACTGTAAAAGCCTACGATTCTTAACCATTATGTATACACAAAAAACTATAGTCTTTGCATGTAAGTACTACGATGTTTGATAAAAATTGTAGAGAAAAAAGGCTATACACTACGGttagaatttaaataatatactaAAACAATGTAGTCTATGGTTGACAAGAAACTACATATATGCGTGCCCAACCATAGTCTATCCGTAGACATAAATGGAGGCTCTACACCACTTGTCTCTACAGTTGGGCACGCACATACAGTATGATTTAAAAGCGTAGAAAAGTCAAAATTTATAGTAGTGTACATACGAGATGTTTTTATGTATCGAAGAGTTGACTTGGTAGGTTAAGAAAATATTGAATTAATGGGGATTAAGATATGACACAGTTATTTATTGTACAAACAGATCCTATCGTGTATGTTGATCACGAAAATATTAAATTGGGTCAGGTGGTCTACTTCCTTTCATTTGAATGCCCTCCATCTTCAGAATATTGATATGATTCACAATCTTCACAGTAGGTTGATGATGGATTggaaacaatttaaaaatatgtcGGTTTGAATTGATTAGTTGATGACGATCAAGGTGGGTGGAATACTGCTTCTTAGGATCGTCATCAGCTAATCAATTCAAATCGACATATTTTGAACACCTTTCACCTTGAGATCAACAACAAATTCTTGCAAGTGGTCAAGATTGGCAACACACTGTGTCCCAATCCTCGGAATATTGGGATCAGCCACAAACTACGGTGCATGATGAAGAGTGGTCATGGTCAGTGAAAAAAATTGGACGATCATTAaattactctctctgtcccacgaagcatgacacgtttctaaaaataacaaaaaaattactctctccgtccacgaaaaagtgccccatttgggtgctggcacgggttttaagaaagctgaaaaaggtggtgtaaaggtggtgtaaaagactaaaagggtagtgttaatgtattgtgattacttttattaatcttgcactaactatttggcattattttattaggtgaattaaatgaaagcatttaaatgagaaaataaataaactgaaaattcaaaaataaataaataactaaacttgaaattcagaaaataaataaataaaatggaaataaataaataaataaactggaaataaattaactgaaaattcagaaaaaaaataaataaataaactggaaaataaataaactgaaaattcgaaaataaataaataaataaactgaaaattcagaaaataaatatataaataaaatggaaaataaataaactggaaataaataaataaataaataaagaaactgaaaattcagaaaataaataaataaactggaaataaataaactaaaaaatcgaaaataaataaataaataaactgaaaattgagaaaataaataaataaactggaaataaataaataaataagtaaataaactggaaaataaataaataactaaacttgaagctcagaaaataaataaataaaatggaaataaataaactggaaataaattaactgaaaattcagaaaaaaaataaataaataaactgaaaattcgaaaataaataaataaataaactgaaaattcaaaaataaataaacttgaaattcagaaaataaataaataaataaactgaaaattcagaaaataaataaataaataaactggaaaataaataaactggaaataaataaataaataagtaaataaactggaaataaataaactgaaaattcaaaaataaataaataaataaacttgaaattcagaaaataaataaataaataaactgaaaaattcagaaaataaatatataaataaaatggaaaataaataaactggaaataaataaataaataaataaactgaaaattcagaaaataaataaataaactggaaataaataaataaataaataaactggaaataaataaattggaaataaataaataaataaataaattggaaataaataaactaaaaattaaaaaataaataaacttgaaattcagaaaataaataaataaataaactgaaaattaagaaaataaataaataaactgaaaattaagaaaataaataaataaatgggattgattaggcgtgggggagttggtttcgtagttttaattagtgagttaattgtgtgggttaattgcatagattaaataaaagtgtggatttataaatgacataagttgtaaataaattgaaaagtaaagggtatgaatgtacaaaaaggtaaacagggcactttttcgtggacaaaaaaaaaaggggtaagtagggcactttttcgtggacagagggagtactatttattcacattttcactttttcacctatcacacttaacacacaaaatatcaatttcttaattctcctgcagaaaagaaaagaattgtACATGCTTCATGGCAGTGGAGAAATACAAAAATTGGGCAAAACCACCGGAAGAGACCCCAAACCCTTTCAACTGaaaccccctctctctctctctcacacacacacacacacacacactcactcAAATGTCGCTCTCTCGTCACCTATTCCGGCGAGGCCCCTCCGAATCCGCCGTCTTCCGTCACTTCTCCACCGCCCACACATCGGGATCCTCACTCGCCCACCGCCACCAGCATGAATTCGACCCTCCAAGCTCCTACATAAACTCCTGGAAGCCGCCGCGAAACCCCAAGGAAGCCGCCAGGCAGTTGGCCTTGCTCCGCCGCGATTACGACCGCAAAGTGAAAGAAATCCGCAAGGAGTACATCAATGAAATGGAGCTCCAGAGATTCGAGAAATTGCGGAAGGACGAGGCTAGAAAAGAGGCGCTGCGCATCGCCAACGAAGAGAGGAGACTGGCGAAGGATGCGAAGAAGAAGGCAGAGGCCATCGAGAGACAGGCCGCTGAGGAAGAGTTCCGGCAGATGTTGGTATGTcaaatttcattcattttcgCGTCATTGCTTTCGATCTCTCTAAAATTGGGTTTCATTGATGTTATTGCCTGTCTTCGATCCATATTCTATCTAATTTATGAGGCATAACATCTCTGGGACTGTAAAATATTGCCTAATTATATACAGGACTGCAAAATATAGCAGCTTTCCTTTTTGTCGGTAAAATTTGCAAAATTCTTTGAGCTCATACAGATTCTATTAAttcttttgaaaaaatattcaacttTTCTGTATTGCGTTTGAAAATGTAGTTTTGCCTGCACTACTGAGTGGACTTACATATGTTTGTTTGCCCATTAGTATAATTTTTAAGGCTTTGATATGTAGTGTGGTATAATGGAATGTAgttttttcttaaatttgttcgagaaaaataatatttttcgaGCTGAAATGCTGTAATTTTTAACTTTTAAGACTGCAACTTGAATTACTTTCATTACAAACATTAAACTGAACTTTTGCTAACCTTACAGACTGCAACCTATAATAAATTTTCTGCTCTTTATTCACCAGAAGGTCACTTTAAGGTTAATTTCGGCATCAAGCTTGTTGTGCAAGGACTAAATAGTCATTCTAATCTTAATTTTCCACTCCCAACTGAATTTGTAATGGATAAAACCGTATATActgttaaattttttaaatgatacCGCTCTGTTTCAGAAGAGTATgctcactttccttttttgtctGTTCCACAAGAGTATGCATAACTCATTTTTGGATATGACCTCACCACTAACCCGTTTATTTTTATCCTCACTTTTAACACTTATTTAGACTTTACCAATATGATTCACCATTATTTCTTCACTCCACTCACAAAAGTAgatccctttctccactcacctaacatttattaaaatgcATGCTGATCAAACTAAGCATACTCTTCCGGGATGGAAGAAGTATGTTTAGAGTGATTTGGGCAAAATATAGTTTTTACTCCACCAAATATGAGTTGAAGTGATTGTTTAGTCCTTGAAAACGAGCTAAAATGTTCAAAACAACCTCTTAAAATGGTCATCTGGTTAGGAAAATTGCCAGAAATCAAGTATGGGGGTTGCAACTTGTAAAATTTGCAAAGTTTGGTTCTTATAACCAAAAGAATTTTAGGTTGCAAAGTCCAAAGACAGGCGTATTTAGGTAGTTTCTTGAATGGTATGTGCTGTGCTGCAGTTATTGGTAGTAATGTTTGTTGTCATGCTATAAActacttttcacattttttattttcagtgtACAGAGTTTATTGAAATGTATACTAATCAAAATTTGGAttccagatttttttttatcttatgaTAAATTAGTAAGCGTCATAacttgattatggtttttctggtAATGAATAAAGAATGGGCCGCCATTCGGGACAGCACTGAACGAGGCTGAACTGACCACAGCCACAGGCAGAGCTGGGCTAAGAACTTTTACAGCACCGCAATTTGTCTGTTTCTAGTGTCAAATAGGATCCCGAATCTGAAATATATTCATCCGTTCATCTGTTTCGTCTCCTTTTTACAAGGAATGTGCACATTCAAACAGATGACCTTGATTATGTGGAAAAACAGGATTCTAGCATGATAACTATTTCTGAAGGCAAAAAGTAGTTAGATGTgctttaattttatgatttgatgCAGATGAAAGAAAGAGCAGAGAAGCTTGAGTATTGGAggatgagagagaagaagaTTGAGGAGCTaaagaaagagaagaaagatCTTTTGCGTAAGCAAAGTTCAAAGTGGATTGATGAAGCTGAACTAGTGAAGACGGCGATGAATAGTGTGATTACCGATGTTCCAATCGGATTCCCATTTATGAAGTAGTGGAGAAATCATGCATTAGTACTAGGGAAGTCTTCTGAATTTTCATTTTGGATTTAATCCTTAAATCATAACAAGCATAATTGCTCTGTGTGTTTATGCAACCATTTATATTTTGGCATTGATGCAGTATTTTCCTAGATGTGTCTTTTATAATTAAGCACTGCCATGGATGTTGACCAACAATTATAGGCTAGCCGATCGTTGCTCAGcccattttttcaattttgatttcTTATGCCAATTTCTAATAAATTTTATCATCTATATTTGTGCTATATTCTTAATGGTTACTTGTTAACCAAgcttaaatataattattaaagaaGACGAATTAATGTGCTTTATTGTATAAATATCatac
The genomic region above belongs to Salvia miltiorrhiza cultivar Shanhuang (shh) chromosome 5, IMPLAD_Smil_shh, whole genome shotgun sequence and contains:
- the LOC130986796 gene encoding stress response protein NST1, producing the protein MSLSRHLFRRGPSESAVFRHFSTAHTSGSSLAHRHQHEFDPPSSYINSWKPPRNPKEAARQLALLRRDYDRKVKEIRKEYINEMELQRFEKLRKDEARKEALRIANEERRLAKDAKKKAEAIERQAAEEEFRQMLMKERAEKLEYWRMREKKIEELKKEKKDLLRKQSSKWIDEAELVKTAMNSVITDVPIGFPFMK